In Abditibacteriota bacterium, the following are encoded in one genomic region:
- a CDS encoding Gfo/Idh/MocA family oxidoreductase has protein sequence MKIAVIGLGGRLMDVWRMLKLQCPEAEMSAVCDVKSVDVLKQQLTGLGEDPEACAYFTDPEDMLSAGGFEAVMVGTRCSLHSRMGQLVLNKDLPLYLEKPIATNRADLEALKAAGKGKEQRVVIGFPLRVTQLVLE, from the coding sequence ATGAAGATAGCTGTTATAGGTCTTGGCGGCAGACTGATGGACGTGTGGAGGATGCTGAAGCTCCAGTGTCCCGAGGCCGAGATGTCCGCCGTGTGCGACGTAAAGAGTGTTGACGTCCTGAAGCAGCAGCTGACGGGACTGGGCGAAGACCCCGAAGCCTGCGCCTATTTTACCGATCCGGAGGACATGCTCTCTGCCGGCGGCTTTGAAGCCGTGATGGTGGGTACCCGCTGCAGCCTGCACTCCAGAATGGGGCAGCTGGTGCTGAACAAGGACCTGCCTCTCTACTTGGAAAAGCCCATCGCCACCAACCGGGCCGACCTGGAGGCCCTGAAGGCCGCGGGCAAGGGCAAGGAGCAGAGAGTGGTCATAGGCTTTCCCCTGAGAGTCACCCAGCTGGTGCTGGAG
- a CDS encoding SGNH/GDSL hydrolase family protein, giving the protein MTLKENMTILFEGDSITDAGRSRENDGFLGFGYPTLVAATMQAWYPELYLKFINRAVSGNRTIDLVQRWAADAETIKPDVISIMIGINDTWRRYDSNDPTSTEAFEANYRNVLERSKKLTDDLIIIEPYLQLVQPGQENWLKDDLVNKIGVCRKLAVEFGTEYIPMHSIMQEAAKLASPAYWAADGVHPTWAGHALIAEHYTELFEG; this is encoded by the coding sequence ATCACACTGAAGGAAAACATGACTATCCTGTTTGAGGGCGACAGCATCACCGACGCCGGACGCAGCAGGGAAAACGACGGCTTTTTGGGCTTTGGTTATCCCACTCTCGTGGCGGCCACCATGCAGGCCTGGTATCCCGAGCTGTATCTGAAATTCATCAACAGAGCCGTCAGCGGCAACAGGACCATCGACCTGGTGCAGCGCTGGGCTGCGGATGCAGAGACCATCAAGCCCGACGTCATCAGCATCATGATAGGCATCAATGACACCTGGCGCCGCTACGACAGCAACGATCCCACCTCCACCGAGGCCTTTGAGGCCAATTATCGCAACGTGCTGGAGCGGAGCAAGAAGCTGACCGACGACCTCATCATCATAGAGCCCTATCTGCAGCTGGTGCAGCCCGGTCAGGAAAACTGGCTGAAGGACGACCTGGTGAACAAGATCGGCGTCTGCCGCAAGCTGGCCGTGGAATTTGGCACCGAATATATACCCATGCACAGCATCATGCAGGAGGCTGCCAAGCTGGCGTCCCCCGCTTATTGGGCTGCCGACGGAGTGCATCCCACCTGGGCGGGACATGCTCTCATAGCGGAGCATTACACCGAGCTGTTTGAGGGATGA
- the xth gene encoding exodeoxyribonuclease III: protein MKIATFNANSVRNRLEVILAWMEEERPDLLCVQETKCQDKDFPAEAIEAAGLKCAFWGQKTFNGVALISPHELEEVTTGCGDPELDEEARFISARIGDALFVNTYIPQGQTKDSPKFASKLKYLERMYDYFAALDPESPTVWCGDFNIAMTDIDVYDPDVFRGGVNFCEEEQSRLERIMDLGMTDTFRLLHPEEQAFTFWDYRIPAALRRKMGWRLDYIMASAPLARTVVSSWVDPEPRKKPKSSDHTFLVTEFDYHL, encoded by the coding sequence ATGAAGATAGCCACCTTTAACGCCAATTCCGTCCGCAACCGGCTGGAAGTGATACTCGCCTGGATGGAGGAGGAGCGCCCGGACCTGCTGTGCGTGCAGGAGACCAAGTGCCAGGACAAGGATTTTCCCGCGGAAGCCATAGAGGCCGCGGGGCTCAAATGCGCTTTTTGGGGGCAGAAGACCTTCAACGGAGTGGCCCTCATCTCGCCACACGAGCTGGAGGAGGTCACCACAGGCTGCGGCGACCCTGAACTCGACGAGGAGGCCCGGTTTATCAGCGCCAGGATAGGGGACGCTCTGTTTGTCAACACCTACATCCCTCAGGGGCAGACCAAGGATTCTCCCAAGTTTGCCTCCAAGCTGAAGTATCTGGAGCGTATGTATGACTACTTTGCCGCCCTGGACCCGGAGTCACCCACCGTGTGGTGCGGAGACTTCAACATAGCCATGACGGACATTGACGTCTATGACCCGGACGTGTTCAGAGGGGGAGTGAACTTTTGCGAGGAGGAGCAGTCCAGGCTGGAGAGGATCATGGACCTGGGCATGACCGACACCTTCAGGCTGCTGCACCCGGAGGAGCAGGCCTTTACCTTTTGGGACTATCGCATCCCCGCGGCCCTGAGGCGGAAAATGGGCTGGCGGCTGGACTATATCATGGCTTCCGCCCCCCTGGCCCGGACAGTGGTGTCCTCCTGGGTGGACCCGGAGCCCCGCAAGAAACCCAAGTCCAGCGACCACACCTTTCTCGTCACCGAATTTGATTATCATTTATAA